One Actinospica robiniae DSM 44927 genomic region harbors:
- a CDS encoding CPBP family intramembrane glutamic endopeptidase: MHTAQPTTNPDRIPALLAFGVFAAIFGPGVIKSVLVTGFVLGGVSPNLLYDVQIHSSTWAVYTITAALLYGGSELVWRRNCGYPLPARLAQVPVWLMAALVLAGGAGAAWAAIRLDRQGSDAAFVCVEAFATAIWFVLLCPAESTGVLGRAPGHAHVGRAAKIAAVSMLGFAAGTPAVANLILEWMVDRGPTAMAGRLAAAYRDGYASTGGCGCSGHPGLGSFRSVMALLANYAANAFAEELVFAAIVLTLARLATRPWAIVATAALLRVLMHLYYGPPGFAMGLFSGVNAWALLRWRRLAPLIACHFVYDVILWAGVREGWLSGNTWTQYGQLIVMCMSAVLLFWLVGAIVRRGRLAVSAQAAAA; the protein is encoded by the coding sequence GTGCATACGGCGCAGCCCACGACCAATCCGGACCGTATCCCAGCACTGCTGGCCTTCGGTGTCTTTGCCGCCATCTTCGGCCCTGGCGTCATCAAATCGGTCCTGGTGACCGGATTCGTGCTCGGCGGTGTGAGCCCGAACCTGCTTTACGATGTCCAGATCCACTCCAGTACATGGGCCGTCTACACCATCACTGCGGCCCTGCTCTACGGCGGGTCGGAACTGGTCTGGCGCCGCAACTGCGGATACCCGCTTCCCGCCCGGTTGGCACAGGTTCCCGTGTGGCTGATGGCAGCCCTTGTTCTGGCCGGCGGCGCAGGTGCGGCGTGGGCCGCGATCCGCCTTGATCGTCAGGGCAGCGATGCTGCGTTCGTCTGCGTTGAGGCGTTCGCCACGGCTATCTGGTTCGTGCTGCTGTGTCCCGCCGAGTCGACCGGCGTTCTCGGGCGCGCACCAGGCCACGCTCATGTCGGCCGCGCCGCAAAGATCGCTGCGGTGAGCATGCTGGGATTCGCCGCGGGTACTCCCGCGGTCGCGAATCTGATCCTCGAGTGGATGGTTGATCGAGGCCCGACTGCCATGGCTGGCAGGCTGGCCGCGGCGTACCGGGACGGCTATGCCAGCACCGGTGGGTGCGGCTGCTCCGGCCACCCCGGCCTCGGCTCCTTCAGGTCCGTGATGGCATTGCTCGCGAACTACGCCGCGAACGCATTCGCCGAGGAGCTGGTGTTCGCCGCCATCGTGCTCACGCTGGCACGCCTCGCCACCAGGCCGTGGGCGATCGTCGCGACGGCAGCCCTTTTACGGGTGCTGATGCATCTGTACTACGGCCCGCCCGGGTTCGCGATGGGCCTGTTCTCCGGTGTGAACGCGTGGGCGCTGCTGCGTTGGCGCAGGCTCGCGCCGCTGATCGCCTGTCACTTCGTCTACGACGTGATCCTGTGGGCTGGGGTGCGCGAAGGCTGGCTCTCCGGCAACACGTGGACCCAATACGGCCAACTGATCGTCATGTGCATGAGCGCAGTCCTGCTGTTCTGGCTGGTCGGCGC
- a CDS encoding helix-turn-helix domain-containing protein yields the protein MAAPTAVQFSSTIDLSDLAFLTVAEVATVLRVSKMTVYRMLRDETLEAVRVGRGYRIPAKAARALLTVEQDAPPS from the coding sequence GTGGCGGCGCCCACAGCCGTCCAGTTCTCTTCGACCATCGATCTGAGTGATCTCGCGTTCCTGACCGTGGCCGAAGTCGCCACGGTGCTGCGGGTGTCGAAGATGACGGTCTACCGGATGTTGCGCGACGAAACGCTCGAGGCGGTGCGCGTGGGCCGGGGCTACCGCATCCCGGCCAAGGCCGCACGCGCGCTGCTCACCGTCGAACAGGACGCGCCGCCGTCGTAG